Proteins from a genomic interval of Odontesthes bonariensis isolate fOdoBon6 chromosome 7, fOdoBon6.hap1, whole genome shotgun sequence:
- the hdac10 gene encoding polyamine deacetylase HDAC10 isoform X3, translating into MTLEDLKEFTLQYGDVYFHPNIYHCAKLAVGSALQLLDSVMTGKVRNGMALVRPPGHHSMRSAASGFCVFNNVAIAARYAKQKYGLKRILIVDWDIHHGQGVQHCFEDDPSVLYFSWHRYEHQKFWPNLRESDYDNVGKENGAGYNINVPWNKVGMENGDYLSVFCHVLLPVAYEFCPDLVLVCAGFDSAIGDPEGEMCATPDIFAHLTHLLMNLAGGKLCCVLEGGYNLTSLPQSVCQTVQTLLGDPPPRLPSLSAPCKSALESLECVRSAHRQYWSCLKHAANLPNSHVSTKRIKLPGEEDERTEMGEEEKSTEEKVWPEPPKRLSPPIRSALVLPDDVALPDRCQRISSPEELDPLTLSKLRENFLKDVDDCDALTTLSSIITLVEKMEKNEICNGLAVVHSVTMAMMCVVQHVGVTLSNRVLVVCVGNGRVPIHISEDGKTLVVQISSEDAEEQTSKFYVPVCLKKGCSDMSGFIQAVLGLLLPLGYEYEPSLVLLVQMPKSGVCDSMWQQLIGLLQCFAQGHTLVLMQENEKACVGPTASTLLGDPAPPLEQLQAPLSEDVEAVERQRRRLQADWKLLQTTAAAGSGGADGR; encoded by the exons ATGACTCTGGAAGACTTGAAGGAGTTTACCCTTCAGTATGGTGATGTCTACTTCCACCCA AACATCTATCACTGTGCCAAGCTGGCTGTGGGGTCTGCACTGCAACTGCTGGACAGTGTTATGACAGGGAAGGTGAGGAATGGCATGGCTCTGGTCAG ACCACCAGGACACCACAGCATGCGCAGTGCTGCCAGCGGTTTCTGTGTGTTCAACAATGTGGCCATAGCAGCTCGATATGCCAAGCAAAAATATGGCCTTAAAAG GATCTTGATTGTAGACTGGGATATACATCATGGTCAAGGGGTGCAGCACTGCTTTGAAGATGATCCAAG TGTTCTCTACTTTTCTTGGCACCGCTACGAGCATCAGAAATTCTGGCCTAATCTTCGAGAGTCAGACTATGACAATGTTGGCAAAGAGAATGGGGCTGGGTACAATATAAATGTACCTTGGAACAAG GTGGGAATGGAAAACGGTGACTATCTTTCAGTGTTTTGTCACGTTCTTCTGCCAGTTGCATACGAG TTTTGCCCAGACTTGGTCCTGGTGTGCGCAGGCTTTGACTCGGCCATCGGTGACCCAGAG GGGGAAATGTGTGCCACTCCGGACATCTTTGCCCACCTCACTCACCTTCTAATGAATCTTGCCGGGGGGAAACTTTGTTGTGTTCTGGAG GGGGGATACAACTTGACTTCCCTCCCCCAGTCTGTGTGTCAGACAGTTCAGACTTTGCTTGGAGATCCTCCACCTCGGCTTCCAAGTCTCAGCGCTCCCTGCAAAAG TGCTCTCGAGTCTCTTGAGTGCGTCCGATCAGCTCACAGGCAGTACTGGTCCTGCCTCAAACACGCAG CCAATCTACCCAACTCCCATGTCAGCACCAAGCGCATCAAATTACCAGGAGAAGAAGATGAAAGGACAGAAAtgggagaggaagagaaaagcACGGAGGAAAAAGTTTGGCCCGAACCTCCAAAGCGCCTCTCTCCTCCGATTCGTTCTGCTTTGGTGCTTCCTGATGATGTGGCTCTTCCAGACAGATGTCAACGCATCAGCTCCCCGGAGGAGCTCGATCCACTCACGCTCAGCAAGCTGAG GGAGAATTTCCTTAAAGACGTAGATGACTGCGATGCTCTTACAACCCTCTCTAGCATTATTACCCTGGTAGAGAAAATGGAGAAGAATGAG ATCTGCAATGGCTTGGCAGTGGTCCACAGTGTCACCATGGCAATGATGTGTGTAGTTCAGCATGTTGGAGTTACTCTCAGCAACCG GGTTTTGGTCGTGTGTGTCGGCAACGGCAGGGTCCCCATCCACATCTCAGAAGATGG GAAAACACTTGTGGTGCAGATCAGCAGCGAAGACGCGGAAGAACAGACGAGCAAATTTTATGTTCCTGTGTGTTTGAAAAAG GGCTGCAGTGACATGTCAGGGTTCATACAGGCCGTGTTAGGCCTCCTCTTACCCCTGGGATACGAGTACGAACCAAGTCTTGTCCTCCTGGTTCAGATGCCAAAAAGTGGAGTGTGTGACAGTATGTGGCAGCAGCTAATTGGCCTGCTGCAGTGCTTTGCACAAGGACACACCCTGGTACTAATGCAG GAGAATGAGAAGGCATGTGTGGGTCCCACAGCTTCCACCCTCCTCGGGGACCCTGCGCCTCCTCTGGAGCAGCTTCAGGCCCCTCTCTCAGAGGACGTGGAGGCCGTGGAGAGGCAAAGGCGCAGGCTGCAGGCTGACTGGAAGCTCCTACAGACAACAG cagcagcaggaagcggAGGAGCTGATGGAcgctga
- the hdac10 gene encoding polyamine deacetylase HDAC10 isoform X1, translating to MTMGTALIYDEEMTKYKLLWVDPACKIEVPERLTVSHEALVRDGLAERCIPIPVREATEADILLVHSEEYLEAVKKTPYMTLEDLKEFTLQYGDVYFHPNIYHCAKLAVGSALQLLDSVMTGKVRNGMALVRPPGHHSMRSAASGFCVFNNVAIAARYAKQKYGLKRILIVDWDIHHGQGVQHCFEDDPSVLYFSWHRYEHQKFWPNLRESDYDNVGKENGAGYNINVPWNKVGMENGDYLSVFCHVLLPVAYEFCPDLVLVCAGFDSAIGDPEGEMCATPDIFAHLTHLLMNLAGGKLCCVLEGGYNLTSLPQSVCQTVQTLLGDPPPRLPSLSAPCKSALESLECVRSAHRQYWSCLKHAANLPNSHVSTKRIKLPGEEDERTEMGEEEKSTEEKVWPEPPKRLSPPIRSALVLPDDVALPDRCQRISSPEELDPLTLSKLRENFLKDVDDCDALTTLSSIITLVEKMEKNEICNGLAVVHSVTMAMMCVVQHVGVTLSNRVLVVCVGNGRVPIHISEDGKTLVVQISSEDAEEQTSKFYVPVCLKKGCSDMSGFIQAVLGLLLPLGYEYEPSLVLLVQMPKSGVCDSMWQQLIGLLQCFAQGHTLVLMQENEKACVGPTASTLLGDPAPPLEQLQAPLSEDVEAVERQRRRLQADWKLLQTTAAAGSGGADGR from the exons ATGACGATGGGGACAGCTCTCATTTATGATGAGGAGATGACCAAATACAAACTTCTCTGGGTTGA TCCTGCGTGTAAGATCGAGGTACCCGAGCGTCTGACCGTGAGTCATGAGGCTTTGGTCAGGGATGGTCTCGCTGAGCGCTGCATCCCCATTCCTGTTCGCGAGGCCACCGAGGCAGATATTCTGCTGGTTCACAG CGAGGAATACCTGGAGGCTGTGAAAAAGACTCCTTACATGACTCTGGAAGACTTGAAGGAGTTTACCCTTCAGTATGGTGATGTCTACTTCCACCCA AACATCTATCACTGTGCCAAGCTGGCTGTGGGGTCTGCACTGCAACTGCTGGACAGTGTTATGACAGGGAAGGTGAGGAATGGCATGGCTCTGGTCAG ACCACCAGGACACCACAGCATGCGCAGTGCTGCCAGCGGTTTCTGTGTGTTCAACAATGTGGCCATAGCAGCTCGATATGCCAAGCAAAAATATGGCCTTAAAAG GATCTTGATTGTAGACTGGGATATACATCATGGTCAAGGGGTGCAGCACTGCTTTGAAGATGATCCAAG TGTTCTCTACTTTTCTTGGCACCGCTACGAGCATCAGAAATTCTGGCCTAATCTTCGAGAGTCAGACTATGACAATGTTGGCAAAGAGAATGGGGCTGGGTACAATATAAATGTACCTTGGAACAAG GTGGGAATGGAAAACGGTGACTATCTTTCAGTGTTTTGTCACGTTCTTCTGCCAGTTGCATACGAG TTTTGCCCAGACTTGGTCCTGGTGTGCGCAGGCTTTGACTCGGCCATCGGTGACCCAGAG GGGGAAATGTGTGCCACTCCGGACATCTTTGCCCACCTCACTCACCTTCTAATGAATCTTGCCGGGGGGAAACTTTGTTGTGTTCTGGAG GGGGGATACAACTTGACTTCCCTCCCCCAGTCTGTGTGTCAGACAGTTCAGACTTTGCTTGGAGATCCTCCACCTCGGCTTCCAAGTCTCAGCGCTCCCTGCAAAAG TGCTCTCGAGTCTCTTGAGTGCGTCCGATCAGCTCACAGGCAGTACTGGTCCTGCCTCAAACACGCAG CCAATCTACCCAACTCCCATGTCAGCACCAAGCGCATCAAATTACCAGGAGAAGAAGATGAAAGGACAGAAAtgggagaggaagagaaaagcACGGAGGAAAAAGTTTGGCCCGAACCTCCAAAGCGCCTCTCTCCTCCGATTCGTTCTGCTTTGGTGCTTCCTGATGATGTGGCTCTTCCAGACAGATGTCAACGCATCAGCTCCCCGGAGGAGCTCGATCCACTCACGCTCAGCAAGCTGAG GGAGAATTTCCTTAAAGACGTAGATGACTGCGATGCTCTTACAACCCTCTCTAGCATTATTACCCTGGTAGAGAAAATGGAGAAGAATGAG ATCTGCAATGGCTTGGCAGTGGTCCACAGTGTCACCATGGCAATGATGTGTGTAGTTCAGCATGTTGGAGTTACTCTCAGCAACCG GGTTTTGGTCGTGTGTGTCGGCAACGGCAGGGTCCCCATCCACATCTCAGAAGATGG GAAAACACTTGTGGTGCAGATCAGCAGCGAAGACGCGGAAGAACAGACGAGCAAATTTTATGTTCCTGTGTGTTTGAAAAAG GGCTGCAGTGACATGTCAGGGTTCATACAGGCCGTGTTAGGCCTCCTCTTACCCCTGGGATACGAGTACGAACCAAGTCTTGTCCTCCTGGTTCAGATGCCAAAAAGTGGAGTGTGTGACAGTATGTGGCAGCAGCTAATTGGCCTGCTGCAGTGCTTTGCACAAGGACACACCCTGGTACTAATGCAG GAGAATGAGAAGGCATGTGTGGGTCCCACAGCTTCCACCCTCCTCGGGGACCCTGCGCCTCCTCTGGAGCAGCTTCAGGCCCCTCTCTCAGAGGACGTGGAGGCCGTGGAGAGGCAAAGGCGCAGGCTGCAGGCTGACTGGAAGCTCCTACAGACAACAG cagcagcaggaagcggAGGAGCTGATGGAcgctga
- the hdac10 gene encoding polyamine deacetylase HDAC10 isoform X2, whose translation MTMGTALIYDEEMTKYKLLWVDPACKIEVPERLTVSHEALVRDGLAERCIPIPVREATEADILLVHSEEYLEAVKKTPYMTLEDLKEFTLQYGDVYFHPNIYHCAKLAVGSALQLLDSVMTGKVRNGMALVRPPGHHSMRSAASGFCVFNNVAIAARYAKQKYGLKRILIVDWDIHHGQGVQHCFEDDPSVLYFSWHRYEHQKFWPNLRESDYDNVGKENGAGYNINVPWNKVGMENGDYLSVFCHVLLPVAYEFCPDLVLVCAGFDSAIGDPEGEMCATPDIFAHLTHLLMNLAGGKLCCVLEGGYNLTSLPQSVCQTVQTLLGDPPPRLPSLSAPCKSALESLECVRSAHRQYWSCLKHAANLPNSHVSTKRIKLPGEEDERTEMGEEEKSTEEKVWPEPPKRLSPPIRSALVLPDDVALPDRCQRISSPEELDPLTLSKLRENFLKDVDDCDALTTLSSIITLVEKMEKNEICNGLAVVHSVTMAMMCVVQHVGVTLSNRVLVVCVGNGRVPIHISEDGKTLVVQISSEDAEEQTSKFYVPVCLKKGCSDMSGFIQAVLGLLLPLGYEYEPSLVLLVQMPKSGVCDSMWQQLIGLLQCFAQGHTLVLMQENEKACVGPTASTLLGDPAPPLEQLQAPLSEDVEAVERQRRRLQADWKLLQTTAAGSGGADGR comes from the exons ATGACGATGGGGACAGCTCTCATTTATGATGAGGAGATGACCAAATACAAACTTCTCTGGGTTGA TCCTGCGTGTAAGATCGAGGTACCCGAGCGTCTGACCGTGAGTCATGAGGCTTTGGTCAGGGATGGTCTCGCTGAGCGCTGCATCCCCATTCCTGTTCGCGAGGCCACCGAGGCAGATATTCTGCTGGTTCACAG CGAGGAATACCTGGAGGCTGTGAAAAAGACTCCTTACATGACTCTGGAAGACTTGAAGGAGTTTACCCTTCAGTATGGTGATGTCTACTTCCACCCA AACATCTATCACTGTGCCAAGCTGGCTGTGGGGTCTGCACTGCAACTGCTGGACAGTGTTATGACAGGGAAGGTGAGGAATGGCATGGCTCTGGTCAG ACCACCAGGACACCACAGCATGCGCAGTGCTGCCAGCGGTTTCTGTGTGTTCAACAATGTGGCCATAGCAGCTCGATATGCCAAGCAAAAATATGGCCTTAAAAG GATCTTGATTGTAGACTGGGATATACATCATGGTCAAGGGGTGCAGCACTGCTTTGAAGATGATCCAAG TGTTCTCTACTTTTCTTGGCACCGCTACGAGCATCAGAAATTCTGGCCTAATCTTCGAGAGTCAGACTATGACAATGTTGGCAAAGAGAATGGGGCTGGGTACAATATAAATGTACCTTGGAACAAG GTGGGAATGGAAAACGGTGACTATCTTTCAGTGTTTTGTCACGTTCTTCTGCCAGTTGCATACGAG TTTTGCCCAGACTTGGTCCTGGTGTGCGCAGGCTTTGACTCGGCCATCGGTGACCCAGAG GGGGAAATGTGTGCCACTCCGGACATCTTTGCCCACCTCACTCACCTTCTAATGAATCTTGCCGGGGGGAAACTTTGTTGTGTTCTGGAG GGGGGATACAACTTGACTTCCCTCCCCCAGTCTGTGTGTCAGACAGTTCAGACTTTGCTTGGAGATCCTCCACCTCGGCTTCCAAGTCTCAGCGCTCCCTGCAAAAG TGCTCTCGAGTCTCTTGAGTGCGTCCGATCAGCTCACAGGCAGTACTGGTCCTGCCTCAAACACGCAG CCAATCTACCCAACTCCCATGTCAGCACCAAGCGCATCAAATTACCAGGAGAAGAAGATGAAAGGACAGAAAtgggagaggaagagaaaagcACGGAGGAAAAAGTTTGGCCCGAACCTCCAAAGCGCCTCTCTCCTCCGATTCGTTCTGCTTTGGTGCTTCCTGATGATGTGGCTCTTCCAGACAGATGTCAACGCATCAGCTCCCCGGAGGAGCTCGATCCACTCACGCTCAGCAAGCTGAG GGAGAATTTCCTTAAAGACGTAGATGACTGCGATGCTCTTACAACCCTCTCTAGCATTATTACCCTGGTAGAGAAAATGGAGAAGAATGAG ATCTGCAATGGCTTGGCAGTGGTCCACAGTGTCACCATGGCAATGATGTGTGTAGTTCAGCATGTTGGAGTTACTCTCAGCAACCG GGTTTTGGTCGTGTGTGTCGGCAACGGCAGGGTCCCCATCCACATCTCAGAAGATGG GAAAACACTTGTGGTGCAGATCAGCAGCGAAGACGCGGAAGAACAGACGAGCAAATTTTATGTTCCTGTGTGTTTGAAAAAG GGCTGCAGTGACATGTCAGGGTTCATACAGGCCGTGTTAGGCCTCCTCTTACCCCTGGGATACGAGTACGAACCAAGTCTTGTCCTCCTGGTTCAGATGCCAAAAAGTGGAGTGTGTGACAGTATGTGGCAGCAGCTAATTGGCCTGCTGCAGTGCTTTGCACAAGGACACACCCTGGTACTAATGCAG GAGAATGAGAAGGCATGTGTGGGTCCCACAGCTTCCACCCTCCTCGGGGACCCTGCGCCTCCTCTGGAGCAGCTTCAGGCCCCTCTCTCAGAGGACGTGGAGGCCGTGGAGAGGCAAAGGCGCAGGCTGCAGGCTGACTGGAAGCTCCTACAGACAACAG cagcaggaagcggAGGAGCTGATGGAcgctga